One region of Oryza glaberrima chromosome 7, OglaRS2, whole genome shotgun sequence genomic DNA includes:
- the LOC127780512 gene encoding seed allergenic protein RA5 has translation MASNKVVFSVLLIVVVSMLVATATMAEYHHQDQVVYTPGQLCQPGMGYPMYPLPRCRALVKRQCVGRGTAAAEQVRRDCCRQLAAIDDSWCRCEAISHMLGGIYRELGAPDVGHPMAEVFRGCRRGDIEHAAASLPAFCNVDIPNGVGGVCYWLARSGY, from the coding sequence ATGGCTTCCAACAAGGTAGTGTTCTCAGTGTTGCtaatcgtcgtcgtctccatgctcgtggcgacggcgaccatgGCGGAGTACCACCACCAAGACCAGGTGGTCTACACCCCGGGCCAGCTTTGTCAGCCAGGAATGGGCTACCCGATGTACCCGCTCCCGCGTTGCCGGGCGTTGGTGAAGCGCCAGTGCGTTGGCCGtggcacggccgccgccgagcaggtCCGACGAGACTGCTGCCGGCAgctcgccgccatcgacgaCAGCTGGTGCAGGTGCGAGGCAATCAGCCACATGCTGGGAGGCATCTACAGGGAGCTCGGCGCACCCGATGTCGGGCACCCCATGGCCGAGGTGTTCCGCGGCTGCCGGAGAGGGGACATCGAGCatgcggcggcgagcctcccGGCGTTCTGCAATGTGGACATCCCCAACGGCGTAGGTGGTGTCTGCTACTGGCTGGCGAGATCTGGCTACTAG